From one Gracilinanus agilis isolate LMUSP501 chromosome 5, AgileGrace, whole genome shotgun sequence genomic stretch:
- the LOC123248771 gene encoding olfactory receptor 6C74 — translation MKNHTTVTTFILLGLTDDPDLQVVVFFLLFFTYVLSVTGNLIIISLTLLDSHLKTPMYYFLRNFSFLEISFTSVCIPRFLVSMTTGDKTISYNSCAAQLFFTIFLGATEFFLLAAMSYDRYVAICKPLHYTTIMSTRVCTLLVLSSWLAGFLIIFPPVIMGLQLDFCAANMIDHFFCDVSPLLQLSCTDTKLLELLTLVLATLTLLVTLVLVILSYMNIIRTILRIPSPQQRKKAFSTCSSHMVVVSISYGSCIFMYVKPSAKERVALNKGVAVLTTSVAPMLNPFIYTLRNKQVKEALKNMAKKIEVFSIK, via the coding sequence ATGAAAAATCATACAACAGTGACAACTTTCATCCTTCTAGGACTGACTGATGACCCAGATTTGCAAGTTgtggttttcttccttctgttttttaCCTATGTGTTGAGTGTCACTGGGAATTTGATCATCATCAGCCTCACACTTCTGGATTCACATCTGAAAACACCCATGTATTATTTTCTCCGGAATTTTTCGTTTTTAGAAATCTCTTTTACATCTGTCTGTATCCCTAGATTTCTAGTCAGCATGACAACTGGTGACAAGACAATTTCATACAATAGCTGTGCGGCCCAACTGTTTTTTACTATTTTCCTTGGAGCAACTGAATTTTTCCTTCTGGCCGCCATGTCTTATGACCGCTATGTCGCCATCTGCAAACCACTCCACTACACAACTATCATGAGTACCAGAGTCTGCACTTTGCTTGTCCTTTCTTCCTGGCTAGCTGGATTCCTTATTATTTTTCCACCAGTCATCATGGGTCTGCAGCTGGATTTCTGTGCTGCTAATATGATAGATCATTTCTTCTGTGATGTATCACCTCTTCTGCAGCTTTCTTGTACAGATACAAAGTTATTAGAACTATTGACATTAGTTTTAGCTACTTTAACACTGCTGGTCACACTTGTTTTAGTGATTCTCTCCTACATGAATATTATCAGGACGATTCTGAGAATCCCCTCCCCACAACAGAGAAAAAAAGCCTTTTCCACTTGCTCTTCCCATATGGTGGTGGTCTCCATCTCTTATGGTAGCTGTATCTTCATGTATGTCAAACCTTCGGCAAAGGAAAGAGTGGCTTTAAACAAAGGGGTGGCTGTGCTCACTACTTCAGTAGCTCCCATGTTGAATCCTTTCATTTATACCCTGAGGAACAAGCAAGTAAAAGAAGCCCTTAAGAATATGGCCAAAAAGATTGAAGTTTTCTCAATCAAATAA